The Corynebacterium marinum DSM 44953 genome contains the following window.
GACCCCCACGGACTGGAAAGTGGGGGTGATGGCCACGGTGCGGATGATGTCGGCGGCGACGAGCAGTTCCAGGCCGAGGAGGATGGAGCGCCCCAGCCGCTGGCGGTAGCGGTGGTAGATGTCCTGGTCTCGCCGCCTGCGCAGCATCGCTCCGGCGGCGATGAGGCTCGCCGCGAGGATGCCTACGACGATGGCCGCGACCCCGGCGACATCGACGATCTTGCCGGTGGTCTCCATTGCTTCCTGAAAAGACATTCCGCTTCCTTTCCCGGTGGCCGGCACCTGGCGCAGGGGGAGCGTGGGGCTGGGCCGTCCAGGTCAATCGTAGCCCCCGGGACGCAGTGAAATCTCTCACTCGACCCTATTACCTATTGCGCGACAGGCTTAGATGTAGTTTTCTGTAGATCGACAGACAGATAACTGCGAGGAGTCAACCATGCACCGAGAAGGGCTCTACAACCCGGCCCACGAACACGACGCCTGCGGCGTCGGCTTCGTCGCTGATCTGCACGGGCGGGCGTCGAGAAGCATCGTCGACCAGGGCCTGCAGATCCTGGCCAACATCGACCACCGCGGAGCCGCGGGCGCCGAGGCCGACACCGGCGACGGCACCGGCATCCTGCTGCAGATCCCGGACGGCTTCTACCGCGGGGTCGTCGACTTCGAGCTGCCCGCGCCGGGCGCCTACGCCACCGGCATCGCCTTCCTGCCCGCCGCCCGCATGGCCTGGCTGGACGCCCGGCGCGAGATCGAGGCCATCGCCGTGGGGGAGGGCGCGACCGTCCTCGGCTGGCGCGAAGTCCCCGTCGACCCCGCCGGGCTGGGCTCCATGGCGCTGGCCGCCATGCCCTCCTTCCACCAGATCTTCCTCACCGCCGACGGCCGGGAGGGCATTGACCTGGACCGGGCGATGTTCTTCGTGCGCAAGCGCTGCGAGCGTGAGCTGGGCTCCAGGAACGGCGCGGACACCGTCTACTTCCCCTCGCTGAGCGCCCGGACCATCATCTACAAGGGCATGCTCACCACCCCGCAGCTCTCCACCTTCTACACCGACCTGCGTGACCCGCGCCTTGAATCGGCCATGGCTCTGGTGCACTCGCGTTTCTCCACCAACACCTTCCCCTCCTGGCCGCTGGCGCACCCCTACCGGCTGGTCGCCCACAACGGCGAGATCAACACCGTCACCGGCAACGAGAACTGGATGCGCGCCCGCGAGGCGCTCATCGACTCCGCGGAGCTGGGCAGCCTCGAGCGGGTCCTGCCCGTCTGCACCCCCACGGGTTCGGACACGGGGCGCTTCGACGAGGCCCTCGAGCTCCTCCACCTCGGCGGCTACTCCCTCCCGCACGCCGTGGCCATGATGATCCCGCAGGCCTGGGAGCAGAACCCCACCATCGACCCTGAGCTGCGCGACTTCTACGAGTACCACTCCTGCCTCATGGAGCCCTGGGACGGCCCGGCGGCGGTCGCCTTCACCGACGGCACGCTCATCGGCGCCGTCCTGGACCGCAACGGCCTGCGCCCGGGCCGCGTGTGGATCACCGCCGACGACACCGTCATCATGGCCTCCGAGGCCGGCGTCGTGGCGGTCGAACCCGCCGACGTGATCAAGCGGACCCGTGTGCAGCCGGGGAAGATGTTCCTCGTCGACACCGCCGAGGGCCGGATCGTCGAGGACGCGGAGATCAAGGAGCGCCTGGCCTCCACCGCCCCCTACGGCGAGTGGATCAGCGGGAACTTCGTCCCGCTCGACGGCCTGCCGCAGACCCGCTACGAGTACATGCCCCATGAGCGGGCGGTGCTGCGCCAGCGCGTCTTCGGCATCACCGAGGAGGACGTCGAGCTCATCATCGCCCCGATGGCGCGCAACTCGGCCGAGGCCATCGGTTCCATGGGCTCCGACACCCCCATCGCCGCGCTGTCCGCCCGCCCGCGCATGCTCTACGACTTCTTCTCCCAGCGCTTCGCCCAGGTGACCAACCCGCCGCTCGACGCCATCCGCGAGAAGCCCGTCACCTCCATGGTCACCCTGCTGGGCGCCCAGTCCGACGTGCTCAACCCGACGGCCGAGGCCGCGCGCCGCATCCGCATCGACTCCCCGGTCATCGACAACCACCACCTGGCCACCCTCGTCCACGCCGACGACCAGGGCGAATGGCCGGGCTTCCACGCGGAGGTCATCTCCGGCCTGTACCCGGTCGCCCACCACGGCGCCGGCATGCGCGAGGCGATCACCCGGGTCTTGCGCGAGGTGCGCGCGGCCGTCAAGGCCGGGGCGAGCATCATCGTGCTCTCCGACCGCGACTCCGACGAACGCTTCGCCCCGATCCCCTCCCTCCTGCTCACCTCGGCCGTGCACCAGCACCTGGTGGCCGAGCGGACCCGCACGCGGGCCTCGCTGATCATCGAGTCCGGCGACGCCCGCGAGGTCCACCACCTGGCCATGCTCGTGGCCTTCGGCGCCGACGCCATCAACCCGTACATGGCCTTCGAGACCATCGACGAACTGCGCACCGCCGGCCAGCTCGAGGAGATGAGCCTGGACGAGGCCTGCACCAACTACGTCGCTGCCGCCGCTTCCGGCGTGCTCAAGGTGATGTCGAAGATGGGCATCTCCACCGTGGCCTCCTACCGCGGCGCGCAGCTCGCCGATGTCACCGGCCTGTCCCGCGACCTGCTGGACACCTACTTCGGCGGCGTCGCCTCGCCGATCTCCGGCGTGGGGCTGGAGGAGCTGGCCGCCGACGTCGAGGCTCGGCACCGCTCCGCGTTCCTGCCCCGGCCCGAGGAACTCGCCCACCGCAAGCTCGACCTGGGCGGCGAGTACAAGTGGCGCCGCGAAGGCGAGTACCACCTGTTCAACCCGGAGACCATCTTCAAGCTGCAGCACGCCACCCGTACCGGGCAGTACGCCATCTTCCGCGACTACACCCGCTCCGTGGACGAGCAGTCGGAACGCCTGGCCACCCTGCGCGGCATGCTCGAGTTCACCCCCGACCGCCCGCCCGTGCCGCTTGAGGAGGTCGAGCCGGTGAGCGCCATCGTCAAGCGCTTCTCGACGGGAGCGATGTCCTACGGCTCCATCTCGGCCGAGGCGCACGAGACTCTGGCCGTCGCCATGAACCGTCTCGGCGGCATGTCCAACTCCGGCGAGGGCGGCGAGGACCCGGCCCGCTTCGAACCCGGCCCTGACGGCGACTGGAAGCGCTCCGCCATCAAGCAGGTCGCCTCCGGCCGCTTCGGCGTGACCAGCCACTACCTCAACAACTGCACCGACATCCAGATCAAGATGGCCCAGGGCGCCAAGCCCGGCGAGGGCGGGCAGCTGCCGCCGGAGAAGGTCTACCCCTGGATCGCCGAGGTCCGCATCACCACGCCCGGCGTCGGGCTCATCTCCCCGCCGCCGCACCACGACATCTACTCCATCGAGGACCTCGCCCAGCTCATCTTCGACCTGCGCAACGCCAACCCGGACGCCCGGATCCACGTGAAACTGGTCGCCGAGCAGGGCGTGGGCACGGTCGCCGCGGGCGTGGCCAAGGCGCACGCCGACGTCATCCTCATCTCCGGCCACGACGGTGGCACCGGCGCCTCCCCGCTGACCAGCCTCAAGCACGCCGGCGGCCCCTGGGAGCTCGGGCTCGCGGAGACCCAGCAGACGCTGCTGCTCAACGGCCTGCGCGACCGCGTCCGCGTGCAGTGCGACGGCCAGCTCAAAACCGGCCGCGACGTCGTCGTCGCCGCCCTCCTCGGCGCGGAGGAGTTCGGGTTCGCCACCGCCCCGCTGGTCGTCGAGGGCTGCATCATGATGCGCGTCTGCCACCTGGACACCTGCCCCGTGGGCATCGCCACCCAGAACCCGGACCTGCGGGCCAAGTTCACCGGGCGGGCCGAGCACGTGGTCAACTTCTTCACGTTCCTCGCCGAGGAGATCCGGGAGTACCTCGCCGAGTTGGGCTTCCGCAGCATCGACGAGGCCGTCGGCCAGTCCCAGGTCCTGCGCCAGCGCACCGACGACGCCTTCACCGCCACCCACCCCCGCGCCGCCCGGCTCGACCTCTCCCCGCTCCTGCACACCCCGGAGTCCCCCTTCTTCCCCGGCCAGTCCCCGCGCTGCACCACCCGGCAGGAGACCGGGCTCGCGGGGGTCCTCGACGAGCGGCTGCTCGCCGACGCCGCCGCCACCATTGAATCGGCGGCCGCCGGAGCCCGCTCCCGCATTGACCTCGCCTACCCGATCCGCAACGTCGACCGGACCGTGGGCACCCTCACCGGTTCCCGCATCACCCGCCTGACCGGCGGCGCCGGCCTGCCCGGGGATACCGTCCGCGTCACACTCACCGGTTCCGCCGGCAACTCCGCCGGTGCCTTCCTCCCCGCCGGGCTCACCCTCGACCTCGTCGGCGACGCCAACGACTTCGTGGCCAAGGGCCTGTCCGGCGGCCGGGTCGTCCTCCGCCCCCACCCGGAGGCCCCGCCCCAGCTCACCGGCGAGAACCCCGACATCATCGCCGGCAACGTCATCGGTTTCGGCGCCACCAGCGGCGAGATCTTCATCCGCGGCGGCGTGGGCGAGCGCTTCTGCGTGCGCAACTCCGGCGCCACCGCCGTCGTCGAGGGCATCGGCAACCACGGCTGCGAGTACATGACCGGCGGCCGCGTCGTCGTCCTCGGCGAGGTCGGCGACAACTTCGGCGCCGGAATGTCCGGCGGCATCGCCTACCTCGCCCCCGTCGGCGACCTCGACCGCAGGATCAACCCGGGCCTGGTGGACGTCGAGAAGCTCGACGGCAACGACGTCGCCTTCCTCGAGGAGATCATCGACCGCCACCGCCGGCTCACCGGTTCCACCACCCCCTGGCAGGCCCTCGACCTGGTCAAGGTCATGCCGCGCGACTACAAGCGCGTTCTCATCCACACCAAGGAGGTTGCCCACCATGGCTGACCCGCACGGCTTCCGCACCCACAGCCGCACCGAACCCGCCCACCGGCCCGTCCCGCTGCGCCTGCTCGACTGGCGCGAGGTGCACGACCACGCCGCCCCCGGGCAGCACACCGCGCAGTCCACCCGCTGCATGGACTGCGGCGTGCCTTTCTGCCACGCCGGCTGCCCGCTCGGCAACATCATCCCCGAATGGAACGACCTCGTCCGCCAGGACCGGTGGAAGGAGGCGTGGGACCGCCTCCACGCCACCAACAACTTCCCCGAGTTCACCGGCCGCGTGTGCCCCGCCCCCTGCGAGGGCGCCTGCGTGCTCGGCATCAACGACGACGCCGTGGCCATCAAGGACATCGAGCTCGCCATCGCCGAACGCGGCTTCGAGGAGGGCTGGGACGTCCCGACCGTGCCCAGCTTCAGCACCGGCATGTCCGTCGCCGTCGTCGGTTCCGGCCCCGCCGGCCTGGCCGCCGCGCAGCAGCTCACGCGCGCCGGACACGCGGTCACCGTCTTCGAACGCGACGAGCGGCCCGGCGGCCTCATGCGCTACGGCGTCCCCGAGTACAAGATGGAGTCCCGCTTCATCGACCGCCGCCTCGACCAGATGCGCGCCGAGGGAACCGTCTTCCGCACGGGCGCGTCGCCCACCGCCGCCGACCTCTCGCTTTTCGACGCCGTCGTCCTCGCCACCGGCACCCCCGTCCCCCGCGAGCTGCCCGTCCCGGGCCGCGAGCTGGCGGGCATCCACCAGGCCATGGAGTACCTCCCCCTGGCCTCCTCGGACACCCCGCCCATCGATGCCCGCGGCAAGCGTGTCGTGATCATCGGCGGCGGCGACACCGGCACCGACTGCTTCGGCACCGCCTTGCGGCAGGGAGCGGCCAGCGTCACCCAGTTCGACATCCGCCCCCGCGCCCCCCGCCAGCGCGCGGCCTCCACCCCCTGGCCGATGAACCCGCTGATGTGGCGGCAGGCCACCGCGCACGAGGAGGGCGAGTACATCATCACGGGCGACGAGTCCGCCGACGAGATCGTCGCCCTCGGGTTGGCCTCCCGGGGCGTGGGCTCCACGCTGGGCGACCGGATGTTCTCCGTCAACACCGTCGCCTTCTCCGGCGGGGACGGCCGCGTCACCATGATCCACGGCAACGAGGTCAAAGTCATCGACGGCCGCCGCGTCCCCGTGAAGGGCACCGATTTCGAGGTCGAGGCCGACCTGGTCCTCATCGCCCTGGGCTTCGTCGGCGCGTCCCGCGACGGCCTCCACGCCGAACTGGGCGTGGAGATCGACGACCGCGGGCGCATCGTGCGCGACCAGTCCTACCGCTCCACCGTCCCCGGCGTCTACGTCGCCGGCGACAACGGACGGGGGCAGTCGCTCATCGTCTGGGCCATCGCCGAAGGCCGCGCCGCCGCCGCAGCCGTGGACGCCGACCTCATGGGCGAGACCGCGCTTCCCGCCGCGGTGACCCCCTCGGACCGGCCGCTGGGGGTCTGAGACTTCTGAGGTGGAAGGCTCGAACCCCCTCAAGGACCGGCGGGAAGTGATTCCCGGGCTTTGAGGGGGTTCGAACTGTCTGCACCTCGTTCGGGGAATTACCCGCCCGTGTTGATGTTCATCTCCGAGGGCTTCCACCAGCCCGAACGCTGGATGAGCTCGTAGTCGATCTCGGCGTTGTCCGGGGATGCCCCGGCGGAGTTGGTGCGCGGCTGGTAGATCTCGATGGATCCCCAGTCGCGGTGCCAGTCCTGGCGGGTGTAGCTGGGCAGCTCGTAGGAGAAGTTCACTGCCTCGGCGGTGCCCATGACGCCGCCGCCGTCGTAGTCCTGGAAGGGCGTGAGCGTCGA
Protein-coding sequences here:
- a CDS encoding DUF1622 domain-containing protein, with the translated sequence MSFQEAMETTGKIVDVAGVAAIVVGILAASLIAAGAMLRRRRDQDIYHRYRQRLGRSILLGLELLVAADIIRTVAITPTFQSVGVLGLIVVIRTFLSFSLELEITGRWPWQKEPKAAAA
- the gltB gene encoding glutamate synthase large subunit, producing MHREGLYNPAHEHDACGVGFVADLHGRASRSIVDQGLQILANIDHRGAAGAEADTGDGTGILLQIPDGFYRGVVDFELPAPGAYATGIAFLPAARMAWLDARREIEAIAVGEGATVLGWREVPVDPAGLGSMALAAMPSFHQIFLTADGREGIDLDRAMFFVRKRCERELGSRNGADTVYFPSLSARTIIYKGMLTTPQLSTFYTDLRDPRLESAMALVHSRFSTNTFPSWPLAHPYRLVAHNGEINTVTGNENWMRAREALIDSAELGSLERVLPVCTPTGSDTGRFDEALELLHLGGYSLPHAVAMMIPQAWEQNPTIDPELRDFYEYHSCLMEPWDGPAAVAFTDGTLIGAVLDRNGLRPGRVWITADDTVIMASEAGVVAVEPADVIKRTRVQPGKMFLVDTAEGRIVEDAEIKERLASTAPYGEWISGNFVPLDGLPQTRYEYMPHERAVLRQRVFGITEEDVELIIAPMARNSAEAIGSMGSDTPIAALSARPRMLYDFFSQRFAQVTNPPLDAIREKPVTSMVTLLGAQSDVLNPTAEAARRIRIDSPVIDNHHLATLVHADDQGEWPGFHAEVISGLYPVAHHGAGMREAITRVLREVRAAVKAGASIIVLSDRDSDERFAPIPSLLLTSAVHQHLVAERTRTRASLIIESGDAREVHHLAMLVAFGADAINPYMAFETIDELRTAGQLEEMSLDEACTNYVAAAASGVLKVMSKMGISTVASYRGAQLADVTGLSRDLLDTYFGGVASPISGVGLEELAADVEARHRSAFLPRPEELAHRKLDLGGEYKWRREGEYHLFNPETIFKLQHATRTGQYAIFRDYTRSVDEQSERLATLRGMLEFTPDRPPVPLEEVEPVSAIVKRFSTGAMSYGSISAEAHETLAVAMNRLGGMSNSGEGGEDPARFEPGPDGDWKRSAIKQVASGRFGVTSHYLNNCTDIQIKMAQGAKPGEGGQLPPEKVYPWIAEVRITTPGVGLISPPPHHDIYSIEDLAQLIFDLRNANPDARIHVKLVAEQGVGTVAAGVAKAHADVILISGHDGGTGASPLTSLKHAGGPWELGLAETQQTLLLNGLRDRVRVQCDGQLKTGRDVVVAALLGAEEFGFATAPLVVEGCIMMRVCHLDTCPVGIATQNPDLRAKFTGRAEHVVNFFTFLAEEIREYLAELGFRSIDEAVGQSQVLRQRTDDAFTATHPRAARLDLSPLLHTPESPFFPGQSPRCTTRQETGLAGVLDERLLADAAATIESAAAGARSRIDLAYPIRNVDRTVGTLTGSRITRLTGGAGLPGDTVRVTLTGSAGNSAGAFLPAGLTLDLVGDANDFVAKGLSGGRVVLRPHPEAPPQLTGENPDIIAGNVIGFGATSGEIFIRGGVGERFCVRNSGATAVVEGIGNHGCEYMTGGRVVVLGEVGDNFGAGMSGGIAYLAPVGDLDRRINPGLVDVEKLDGNDVAFLEEIIDRHRRLTGSTTPWQALDLVKVMPRDYKRVLIHTKEVAHHG
- a CDS encoding glutamate synthase subunit beta — encoded protein: MADPHGFRTHSRTEPAHRPVPLRLLDWREVHDHAAPGQHTAQSTRCMDCGVPFCHAGCPLGNIIPEWNDLVRQDRWKEAWDRLHATNNFPEFTGRVCPAPCEGACVLGINDDAVAIKDIELAIAERGFEEGWDVPTVPSFSTGMSVAVVGSGPAGLAAAQQLTRAGHAVTVFERDERPGGLMRYGVPEYKMESRFIDRRLDQMRAEGTVFRTGASPTAADLSLFDAVVLATGTPVPRELPVPGRELAGIHQAMEYLPLASSDTPPIDARGKRVVIIGGGDTGTDCFGTALRQGAASVTQFDIRPRAPRQRAASTPWPMNPLMWRQATAHEEGEYIITGDESADEIVALGLASRGVGSTLGDRMFSVNTVAFSGGDGRVTMIHGNEVKVIDGRRVPVKGTDFEVEADLVLIALGFVGASRDGLHAELGVEIDDRGRIVRDQSYRSTVPGVYVAGDNGRGQSLIVWAIAEGRAAAAAVDADLMGETALPAAVTPSDRPLGV